A window of Solanum stenotomum isolate F172 chromosome 3, ASM1918654v1, whole genome shotgun sequence contains these coding sequences:
- the LOC125857742 gene encoding LRR receptor-like serine/threonine-protein kinase RPK2 — MGRCCFVIKWYYHDIPLKAFLILCVFFLVHGYALSSDSDKSALLELKASLLDSSGVISSWSSRNTDHCSWFGVSCDSDSRVVALNITGGNLGSLSCAKIAQFPLYGFGITRVCANNSVKLVGKVPLAISKLTELRVLSLPFNELRGEIPLGIWDMEKLEVLDLEGNLITGSLPLEFKGLRKLRVLNLGFNAIVGAIPNSLSNCLALQILNLAGNRVNGTIPAFIGGFGDLRGIYLSFNKLSGSIPGEIGRSCEKLQSLEMAGNILGGNIPKSLGNCTWLQSLVLYSNLLEEGIPAEFGQLTGLKILDVSRNSLSGRLPSELGNCSKLSILVLSSLWDPLPNVSDSARTTDEFNFFEGTIPSEITRLPSLRMIWAPRSTLSGKFPGSWGACDNLEIVNLAQNYYTGVISEELGSCQKLHFLDLSSNRLTGQLVEKLPVPCMFVFDVSGNYLSGSIPRFSNYSCAHVVSSGGDPFGPYDTSSAYLAHFTSRSVLDTTSLFGGDGDHAVFHNFGGNNFTGNLPPSMLIAPEMLGKQIVYAFLAGSNRFTGPFAGNLFEKCHELKGMIVNVSNNALSGQIPEDIGAICGSLRLLDGSKNQIGGTVPPSIGSLVSLVALNLSWNHLRGQIPSSLGQIKDLSYLSLAGNNLVGSIPSSFGQLHSLETLELSSNSLSGEIPNNLVNLRNLTSLLLNNNNLSGNIPSGLANVTTLAAFNVSFNNLSGPLPLNKDLMKCNSVQGNPFLQSCHVFSLSTPSTDQQGRIGDSQDSAASPSGSTQKGGSSGFNSIEIASITSAAAIVSVLLALIVLFFYTRKWNPRSRVAGSTRKEVTVFTEVPVPLTFENVVRATGSFNASNCIGSGGFGATYKAEIAPGFLVAVKRLAVGRFQGIQQFDAEIRTLGRLRHPNLVTLIGYHNSETEMFLIYNFLPGGNLEKFIQERSTRAVDWRVLHKIALDVARALAYLHDQCVPRVLHRDVKPSNILLDEEYNAYLSDFGLARLLGTSETHATTGVAGTFGYVAPEYAMTCRVSDKADVYSYGVVLLELISDKKALDPSFSSYGNGFNIVAWACMLLRQGRAKEFFTAGLWDSGPHDDLVEVLHLAVVCTVDSLSTRPTMKQVVRRLKQLQPPSC, encoded by the coding sequence ATGGGTCGTTGTTGTTTTGTCATCAAATGGTACTATCATGACATACCCTTGAAGGCTTTTCTCATCCTTTGTGTTTTCTTCTTAGTTCATGGGTATGCACTTTCCTCGGATTCGGATAAATCAGCGCTCTTGGAGTTAAAGGCCTCACTTTTAGACTCCTCTGGAGTGATTTCTAGTTGGAGCTCGAGAAATACTGATCACTGTTCATGGTTTGGTGTCTCCTGTGATTCCGATTCACGTGTTGTGGCTTTGAACATCACTGGAGGTAATTTGGGTTCTTTATCTTGTGCTAAAATTGCTCAATTTCCTTTGTATGGCTTTGGAATTACAAGGGTTTGTGCTAATAATAGTGTCAAGCTTGTTGGTAAAGTACCTCTCGCAATATCAAAGTTAACTGAACTAAGGGTTTTATCCTTGCCTTTTAATGAATTGCGTGGTGAAATTCCACTGGGAATTTGGGATATGGAGAAACTTGAAGTTTTGGATCTGGAAGGGAATTTAATTACTGGGTCTTTGCCATTGGAGTTTAAGGGGTTGAGGAAATTGAGGGTTTTAAACTTGGGTTTTAATGCGATTGTGGGTGCCATACCCAATTCCTTGTCGAATTGCCTTGCTCTACAAATCTTGAATCTTGCTGGAAATAGGGTAAATGggaccattccagcattcattGGTGGATTTGGAGATCTGAGGGGAATCTACCTGTCTTTTAATAAGCTTAGCGGGTCTATTCCTGGTGAGATTGGGCGTTCTTGTGAGAAACTTCAAAGTCTAGAGATGGCAGGTAATATCTTAGGTGGTAATATTCCAAAAAGTTTAGGGAACTGCACATGGTTGCAGTCACTTGTCTTATATTCAAATTTGTTGGAAGAGGGTATTCCAGCTGAATTTGGTCAACTAACTGGGCTCAAGATTCTTGATGTGTCTAGGAACAGCCTAAGTGGACGACTACCATCTGAGCTGGGAAACTGCTCGAAACTATCCATTCTTGTACTGTCAAGTTTGTGGGATCCTCTTCCAAATGTGTCTGATTCAGCTCGTACTACTGATGAGTTTAACTTTTTTGAAGGCACAATCCCATCAGAGATCACCAGGCTTCCTAGTTTGAGAATGATATGGGCTCCCAGGTCAACTCTTTCAGGAAAATTTCCTGGCAGTTGGGGTGCTTGTGACAATTTGGAGATTGTGAATTTGGCTCAAAATTATTATACTGGAGTGATTTCTGAGGAATTGGGTAGCTGCCAGAAGTTGCATTTTCTTGACTTGAGCTCAAATAGGCTGACTGGACAGCTTGTTGAGAAACTGCCAGTTCCTTGCATGTTTGTGTTCGATGTGAGTGGGAATTATCTGTCTGGTTCAATTCCCAGGTTTTCCAATTACAGTTGTGCTCATGTTGTTTCCAGCGGTGGAGATCCATTTGGGCCCTATGATACATCATCTGCATATCTAGCACATTTCACCAGTAGAAGTGTTCTAGACACTACTTCATTATTTGGAGGTGATGGCGACCATGCAGTATTTCATAATTTCGGTGGTAACAACTTCACAGGAAATTTACCGCCCTCCATGCTAATTGCACCTGAAATGTTAGGCAAACAAATTGTTTATGCCTTTCTTGCTGGTAGTAACAGGTTTACTGGACCTTTTGCTGGTAACTTGTTCGAGAAATGTCATGAATTGAAAGGTATGATTGTTAATGTAAGCAATAATGCATTGTCGGGTCAAATCCCAGAGGATATTGGTGCGATTTGTGGGTCTCTTAGGCTGTTGGATGGATCCAAAAATCAGATTGGTGGGACAGTCCCTCCGAGTATAGGGAGTCTGGTTTCTTTAGTTGCTCTCAATTTAAGTTGGAACCACCTGCGAGGTCAGATTCCTAGCAGTCTTGGCCAGATAAAGGATCTCAGTTACCTCTCTTTGGCTGGCAATAATCTGGTTGGCTCCATCCCCTCAAGTTTCGGGCAATTGCACTCTTTAGAAACGCTTGAACTTTCTTCGAATTCTTTGTCTGGTGAAATTCCAAATAATCTGGTAAATTTGAGGAATTTGACTTCCCTTCTTCTTAACAACAACAATTTATCAGGGAATATACCTTCAGGCTTGGCCAATGTGACCACACTGGCAGCATTTAACGTTTCTTTCAATAATCTGTCTGGGCCACTGCCTCTTAACAAAGATTTGATGAAATGCAATAGTGTTCAGGGAAACCCTTTTCTGCAATCGTGCCATGTATTTTCTCTATCAACGCCTTCTACAGATCAGCAGGGAAGAATAGGGGACTCACAAGATTCTGCTGCGTCTCCTTCAGGTTCAACCCAAAAAGGAGGGAGCAGTGGTTTCAACTCCATAGAGATTGCATCCATAACATCTGCAGCAGCTATTGTGTCAGTTCTTCTTGCTCTGATAGTCCTGTTCTTTTACACCAGAAAATGGAATCCAAGATCTAGAGTTGCTGGATCTACCAGGAAAGAAGTTACAGTTTTTACAGAAGTTCCAGTTCCTTTGACATTTGAAAATGTCGTGCGGGCCACAGGGAGCTTCAATGCAAGCAATTGCATAGGCAGTGGAGGTTTTGGAGCAACATACAAAGCGGAGATTGCACCAGGGTTCCTAGTGGCAGTAAAGCGACTTGCTGTAGGACGTTTTCAGGGGATTCAACAGTTTGATGCAGAAATCAGAACTCTGGGGAGGCTTCGACATCCAAACCTTGTAACTCTGATAGGATATCATAATAGTGAAACGGAAATGTTTCTGATCTATAACTTTTTGCCAGGTGGTAATTTGGAAAAGTTTATTCAGGAGAGGTCTACAAGGGCTGTGGACTGGAGGGTTCTTCACAAGATTGCTTTGGATGTAGCCCGTGCACTTGCTTATCTGCATGATCAGTGTGTACCACGTGTGCTTCATCGTGATGTGAAGCCAAGCAACATCCTATtggatgaggagtataatgcaTATTTATCTGATTTTGGTTTGGCTAGATTACTGGGAACTTCAGAAACCCATGCGACTACTGGTGTGGCGGGAACTTTTGGATATGTTGCTCCTGAATATGCCATGACTTGCCGCGTCTCGGACAAGGCTGATGTCTACAGTTATGGGGTTGTGTTGCTTGAGTTAATATCAGATAAGAAAGCACTTGAtccctctttctcttcttatgGAAATGGATTCAATATTGTTGCTTGGGCATGCATGCTTTTACGCCAGGGCCGTGCCAAGGAGTTCTTTACTGCTGGTCTATGGGATTCAGGCCCACATGATGATTTGGTTGAGGTCCTACACTTGGCTGTGGTCTGCACGGTTGACTCTCTTTCTACTAGACCTACAATGAAGCAAGTAGTAAGACGGTTGAAGCAACTTCAACCACCGTCGTGTTAG